The genomic segment AGGTTTTTTATCGTGGAAAGTCTGTCAGTACTGACACGATTGCTGAGCGTGCTGGGCGGATTGGCTATATTATGCAGAATCCGAATCTGATGATTTCTCAAAACATTGTGGTGGATGAGGTTGCTTTTGGTTTGCGTTTACGTCAGGTTGATGAGGCTGTCATTACTGATAGAGTGGAAAAAATCTTGAAAGTTTGTGGTTTGTTTCCGTTTAGGAATTGGCCGATTAGTTCCCTTTCTTATGGGCAGAAAAAGCGAGTGACGATTGCAAGTATTTTGGTGCTTGAGCCAGAGATTTTATTGCTTGATGAGCCAACGGCAGCGCAGGATTTACGTTCATATCGGGAGATTATGGAGTTTCTTGAGGAGCTTAATCAGCGATTAAATTTGACGATGATTATGATTACGCATGATATGTATCTTATCACTGAATATACTGACAGAACACTGGTATTTGCTGATGGAAAAATCGTGGCTGACCGAGCACCTTCTGAGGTTTTGGCATCAGAAGAATTGCTTTCGCTTGGAAATCTGACACAGACGAGCCTTTATGAGCTTGCTGACAGAGTGGAACTTGACCCAGTAGCGCTGACCGAGGCTTTCATAAGTAGACAAAAAACTGTCAGTGCTGACAAAGAGGTTTAAAATTATAGAAGGGAACTGAGTTTGCCCACTTTGAAGTCAGTGAAAATATAGTTCGATTGTCTATACCGCGGGTGTCCATTCGCTCCAAAGGAATTACTATCCGTTGCTGCTTCATCCTATAAAGGTGTAAGGCGAGACGGCTCTCGCTACGCGGGAAAGGACTGCTAGTCGAAACGATAACTGGTAATACTTATCCTATCAGCTAGGTACATTTTACTAAGGATAATCTGATGTAGTAAAAATCAGCAATGAATTGGTGCTATGTTCTGACTTTAATTTGACTTTGGTGTTCTGCACTCAACAGTTGTGAGAAGCTAGAAGTAGTAAAAGAACCATTGACAATTTTCATCACTTCTTAATAGTTGGGTTTATATCTTATCATGAATAATCAACTTAAAATTCTTGGCTTTACGGCAGGCGATGGCTTTGTCTACAGGCTTAATGCAACGAGTAAGCTGCTCTTTTTCATTCTCGTATCTATAAGTTGCATGGTGACTTATGACACGAGATATTTGGCTTTTGTCGCTATTTTTTCAACTTTACTTTTTCGTTTTTCGAAAATTCCATTTGCTTCAGTGAAACGGGTGGCGCAGTTTGCGGCTTTATTTGCTGTGCTTAATATCATTTTTGTTTTTATTTTTGATCCAAACTATGGCGCACGTTTGTATGGGTCACAGACAATGATTTTTGGACCGTTTTCTGCGGAGGAATTATTTTATTTGTTCAATCTAGTGTTGAAATATTTTTGTACGATTCCGCTGGCACTTTTGTTCCTTTTGACGACTAATCCTAGCCAATTTGCGAGTAGTTTGAATAAAATTGGTCTTCCCTATCGTTCGTCTTACTCGGTGTCGCTTGCGCTTCGTTATATTCCTGATATGCAGGAAAAATTCATCACGATTCGCAATGCTCAGGAGGCGCGCGGGATGGAATTATCGAAAAAAGGGAACTTTTTTGGGAAAATCAAACTTAATGTCCAACTTCTTTTGCCTCTAATTTTTTCGAGTTTGGAGCAGATTGATACGATTTCTACTGCGATGGAGTTGCGGCGTTTTGGGAAGAAGAAAAAAAGAACGTGGTACACTTATCAGAAGTTGAGGGGACAAGATTTTTCGGTCATTGCCTTGGCAATTTTGTGCGTTATAACTGTTATTGCACTATTTTTTGTTAATCAAGGTCGATTTTTTAATCCATTTCACTGACAATTTTCTGTCAGTGTTTTTTACTAGTTTGTCAGTAAATTTGGATAAAGATTTTTACAGAAATCTTGTAAACGAACAAGTTTTATGGCATAATAGACTTGTAAAATACTTTTGACAAACAAATCATTTGCAAAAAATAAAGAAGTTTGAAATGAAGCCGTGACTTCATGTGTTGGCTGTAATTAGATCGAGTGACTCTCACATCTTAATCAACCGAGTTCGGAAGGCTAGAAACTTGTGAAAAAGATGAAATTTTGAACCTACGCTGGCGCAGAACCAAAAATTTCCCTATTTTTCACAGTTTCTGAGCAAACCTTCCTCACATCTTAAATTGAGTTTGGGGCGCTAAAAGCTAGGCGATTAGATAAAATGGAGCTTGTGTTTCGTACAGAACCACATTTTCCTAAGTCACTGTGCTTTTGGACGAGTACTCCTTACCTCTTACAATTGAGTTCGGAGCGCTTGAAATTAGTGAAAATAGACAACTTCCAGAACCGTGCTTTCGCACGAACCTGAAATTTTCTAATTTTCATAATTTCAGGACGAGCGCTCCTCACATCTTATTTTGAAAGGAAATAGTAATGGAAAATAAAATACGTGAATTACGTCGTTTGCACCATCTTTCACAAGAAGATATTGCGCATATTGCACACGTCTCGCGTCAGACGATTAATGCGATTGAGAATGATAAATACGATCCTGAGTTAATGCTGGCTTTTAAGCTTGCCGATACGTTGGGAACAACGGTTGATGAGCTTTTCAATTACAAACCAGCTATAGTAAAAAGGAAAGAAAACGATGTATTTTGGTGCGAAAAATATCAATGTGTGCTATGGAAAAGAGCAGGTGTTGAAAAACATCACGTTGTCGATTGAAAAGGGGAAAACAACGGCGATTATCGGAATCAATGGTTCTGGAAAATCAACACTTTTAAAAGCTTTAGGACGTTTAATTAAGTCTGACGGAGAAGTTATTTTTAATGACAGACCTCTGTCAGCACTGACAAATCTTGAAATTGCGCGAATTTTATCACTTTTACCTCAGTCAGCAATGGCGCCAGCAGATATTACCGTTTATGAGCTGGTCAGTTTGGGACGATTTCCCCATCAAAGACTGATGCAACAGCACTTATCAAAAGATGATGAAGCTTTTGTTGAGCAAATTATGCGAGAAACAAATGTATGGGAAATGCGTAATAGTAAGGTGTCAAGCCTATCAGGAGGGCAACGTCAGCGGGTATTTATTACGATGATTTTGGTGCAAGACAGTGAAATTATTTTGCTCGATGAACCAACAACTTATCTTGATTTGGTTCATCAACTTGATATTTTGCGTTTGCTCAAAGAATTTGCGACAAAGCGAAAAAAAACGGTGGTCTATGTGATTCATGACTTGAACCATGCCGCACGTTTTGCTGATAATCTAGTGCTTGTTAAAGAAGGAAAAGTCGTTGCCGAGGGGTCTGTTGAAGAACTTTTCACAGAAAGTTCGCTTAAAGATTGTTTTGGTCTGGATGTGACATTAGGGTGTGATACATTTACTAAAAGTTTGATGATTACAGGGGTGAAAAATGCCTAGGAGACGCTTTGCAATGCTTTTTTTTACCCTTGTTTTTTTCTTGCTTATCTTATCTGTACTTTATCTAATGTTAGGTGCAAAAAATTATCCTTTGTCAGCGGTGTTACAAAATAAAATTGTCTTACAGCTCCGTCTGCCAAGACTTTTGAGCCTCTATCTCGTCGGATTTCTACTCTCCACGAGTGGTTTTCTAGTCCAAATCATGACACGAAACCCGCTTGCTGAAATGTCAACCCTAGGGATTTCAGGAGGTGCAAGTTTTGCCTTGTCGCTATTGTTGACCTTCGGATTGTCAACGAATGATGGGATTTCAGTTATTATTTCATCTGTTGGTGCTTTTCTTGCTTTGTCAGTTGTCATGCTGCTGACAGCGAGAACTCATTTTCAGCCTTTAAAAGTCGTTTTAGTTGGGACATCAGTTGGATTATTTGCGACGAGTTTGGCAAGTTCAATGACCTTCGCAAGCCATAATACGCAAGCCTATTTTTTATGGATTGTAGGTTCTTTTTCTGGCATTACTGACACGAAAGTGATTTTGATGACAGTTGTCAGTTGTATTTTTCTTATTGTTCTTTTTCTTTTTTCAAATCGGATCAAGCTCCTCTCTTTTGGAGACGAGATGGCGACCTCTTTGGGCGTATCGGTCAATCAAGTCCGCTTTGCAATTATGATTTTGGTTGCTCTAGCAGCTGGTGCTACGATTGCATCAGTAGGTGTGATTAGCTTCGTTGGATTGATTGCACCGCATATTGTCAAACCTTTTGCACGAACGAATTTTTGGCAAAATGTGATTCTGTCAGTGCTGACAGGAATGATATTATTAGTTTTAGCTGACCTTGCAGCAAGAAATTTGTTCAAGCCCTATGAATTTCCTGCGGGAAGCTTGACGATGTTGCTTGGTGCACCATTTTTCCTCTGGATTATCGCAAAGGAGGCAAAATGAAAAAGAAATTTATTCTTTTATTTTCAATCCTTTTTATCATTGCAATCGTTGACCTGACACAGTTTTCCACGAATATGCAAATGCTCTCGATTTTGATTCCCAATTTTCGTCTGCCACGCCTGATTATCGTTTTAGCTGCAGGAATGGCACTCTCAATCGCTGGATTTATTATCCAAACTGTTGCTGAAAATCCACTTGCAGACAGTGGAACGATAGGGATTACATCAGGTGCAAGTGCGGGTAGCGTCGCATTTTTACTCGTTGCAGACCATTTTAATCTCACGGGTTTTTGGAATTTTTCTTATCCTATTTTTGCATTGTTGGGCGCAATCATTGCGTTTGGTCTAATTTACTTTTTTGCACTCAAGAAAAATGTAAGTTCGGTTCGTGTACTATTGACAGGGATTGCGATTACAGCATTTTTTCAAGCAATGATTACGCTTGCGCAATTATCTGTTAATAGTTTTGATTTCCAAAAAGTTGCGGTCTGGTTATCAGGTGATGTCTGGCAAACAGATACGAGCTATCTCTTAGTTTGTCTAGTTTTACTGGTCATTGCACTTGTTTTTTTACCTTTTTCAATGAATAAACTCGAAATTATATCGCTTGGCGAAGAAATGGCGACAACTTTGGGAATAGATATTCAAAAGACGAAGACACAACTTTATTTTATTGCGCTTTTATTTGCTGCTGTGGGTGTCTTACTTGTCGGTGGACTTGCATTTGTTGGTCTAATTGCACCACATATTGCACGTGAAATCGTTGGTTTCAAATCACGTCGCAGGCTTGCTGCAACGGCTCTAAGTGGAATGATTATCTTAGTATTTGCTGATATTATTTCGCAACTTGTAATTGCGCCATCAAGTCTTCCTTTGGGCTTCGTTGTTGCCTTCATCGGAGCGCCTTACTATATTTATCTCATCCAAAAAGTTTAAGAAATTAATTTGTAAACGCAAATTTCTTATAAAAAATAACTGAGTTCGTCCTCCCTGAAAGGTATGAAAAAAGATAAAGCTGTGAACCTGTCTTCGACAGAACCTCTAGCTTTCCTATTTTTCAACCTTTCAGAGCAGTCGGACTTATATCTTATAACTGAGTTCGGTGCGCTTAAAATTAGTGAAAATAGATAAATGCCAGAACTGTGTTTCCGCACAAACCTGAAATTTTCTAATTTTCATAATTTCAGGGCGAGCACCCCTCACATCTTATATTTAGGAGGTAATTTTGAAGAAATTACTCACAACGATAGTCGCTGCAGGAGCCTTGCTTACTTTGGCTGCTTGCTCAACCAATTCATCAGCTAAAAACTCAAAATCGGCTGATAAGACAGTTACTTTTCATGCCTTAAATGGTGATATTAAAGTCCCAGCAAATCCGAAACGTGTTGCTGTTCAAAATTACCCAGATGAAGTTGCATCTCTTGGAGGGAATGTTGTAGGTACAGACTCTTGGGCTTTTCCAAATCCATATTTGACAAAGAATCAAAAGAAAAATATGGTTGATTTAGGTGCTCCAAAGTTCAATCTTGAAAAATTGATTGAGCAAAAACCAGACCTTATCATCACTGTGGATAAAGACCAAGTTGCGGATTATCAAAAGATTGCACCCACTGTGCTTGTGAATTATCAAAAACTTTCAAGTATGAATGAGTCTTTGGACTATTTTGCTAAATTGCTCAACCGCAAAGATGAAGAAAAAACTTTCCTCAAAAATTTCAAAAAAGCAGCGGATATACAGAAATCAAAATTGGAAAAAGCAGGCGTTACGCCATCTAAAAATACTATTTCCCTTCTTGAACTTCAAGGGGATAAAATCTATGCTTTTGGTGATAACTTTGCACGTGGAGGGCAAACCTTGACGACAGGTTTAGGATTTAAGCAGTCAGCCAAAATGGCAGAACTTTCAAAGGGAATAGGCTATGCTGAGGTCAATGCAGAAAGCTTGAAGGACTTTGATGCAGATTATATCTTTGTTGATTTCGCAGCGGTAGATAAAGCACAATTTACAGCATTGGAAAATAATCCAAGTTGGAAAAATCTTAAAGCGGTTAAAGAAGGTCACGTTGTGACAATGGATTATAACAAAGTTTATTTCTTTGCTGGTCCAACAGCGACTAAAAAAGAGCTTCCACTTTATACGGATGCTATCATCAAGGCTACAAAATAAGTTTGGAAAAGTGTATAATCATTTTATACGCTTTTTTATATGTAATAATTATTTATAGGACTTATTAAGATGAACATTAAACAACTTAGATATGTGGTGGCTATCGCCAATACTGGAACTTTTCGAGAGGCTTCGGAACAACTTTTTGTAAGCCAACCGTCAATGTCAATTGCCGTCAAGGATTTGGAGCAAGAACTGGGCTTCCAGATTTTTGACCGGACAAATACAGGTGCGACGCTGACCATTGAGGGTGAGCGCTTTTACGAACAAGCGCAGACGGTTTTGCGCAATTTTGAATCATTTGAGTCAAAATATTCCAAGCCGAAAGAGTCAGATAAGATTTTTTCTGTGGCAAGTCAGCACTATGATTTTCTGGCACCAGTGGCAGTGGATTTTGCAAAGAAAAATCCTGAAATCAAAAACTTTCGTGTGTTTGAATCCACGACTTACAATATTTTGCAGGAAGTCGCCCAAGGACACAGCGAGCTGGGTGTAGTGTATCTCAACAAGCACAATCGCTCAGGAATTGTTCGGATGTTGGACAAATTAGAGTTGGAGTACGAGGAAATTTTCTTATCTCAAACACATATTTATATTCGCAAGGGGCATCCTTTGGCGGGGCGAACATCCATTAATGCAAATGACTTAAAACCACTAGATAGAGTACGATTCACTCAGGAAAATGAACAATTTCTCTATTATTCAGAAGATTTAGTTGAAACTTTTGAGAATACATTTATCTATAACGTCACTGACCGTGCAAGTTTAAATGGAATTTTAGAACGGACAGATGCCTACGCAACAGGTCTTGGTTTTATTGATAAAGAGAGCGTCCATAATGTAACAGTTGTCCCTATGGAGGGAGACAATGGAAATAGTTTGATTTTGGTCAAGCATCGTGGACATTTATTATCAAATGCAGCGACTTCTTATAAACGTAGCCTTGAGGTTTACTTTGAAAACTATGAATTTTAAACAATAGCTAAAATAAATACTCTCTGAATAATTATCAGAGAGTATTTTTATAACTTATTATAATTTACTTGCTTGGGCTTTTTGAGCCAAACGAATGAGAAACATTGCAAGGAGCATGATAATGATTCCTCCAAGTGGAGTAAAGACAACACTTGAGCCCTTAGAAATTTGTCCTCCAACAAATGAACCTAAAGTGATTCCGACATTGAAAGCTGCAATGTTAAAAGCTGAAACTAAAGTAATATCTTTTGGCGTAAATTTCTCTGCTAGTTGAACAACATATAGTTGTAGACCAGGGACATTCATAAAGGCAAACAAGCCCAAAAGTAAAGTTGCAATTAATCCCAAAGGTTGCGAAGCTAAACTTGCACTGATAAAAAGAAAAAGTAAACTCAATGCTAAAGCCGCAAACATTTTTTGAAGGGCAGGTAGGATATTTTTATTTGCTAGATGTCCACCTAGTGAATTACCAATGGCAACCATCACACCATAAGCAACCAGAATAATAACGACTGTACTTGCTGAAAATCTAAAAGTTCCTTCAAGGATTGGCGTAAGATAAGTATAAGCCGCGAAAGTTCCTCCATAACCAAAAGCGGTAATAAAGAGAGACATCAAAATTGATTTATTAGTAAAAATTCTAGCAAGCCCACTTAAATTAATTTTTCCGGGGATTGGAAGCCCTTTTGGAACAAGGATACTAGTAGCAATCAGTCCAATTAAGCCAATAACAACAATGAAAATAAATGACATATGCCAGTTAGAGTGCTGACCAATGAAAGTCCCTAAAGGAACACCAATGACCGTAGCAACGGTCAGTCCTGTGAACATGAGAGCGATCGCTGAGGCCCTTTTTTCAGGTCGGACAACATCAGCAGCAATGACTGTGGAAATTGACATGAAAATACCATGAGCAAGTGAGGCAAGAACCCGTCCTACTAAAAGTAAAAGGAAAGTTGGAGCGAAAGCTGACAGTAAATTACCAAGAATGAAGAGACCCATAATCGAAACCATCAAAGTTTTTCGATTCCAAGTTCCTGTAAGAATGGTTAATAAGGGAGCACCAACCGTTACCCCTAAAGCATAGAGAGAAACCGTTAAACCAGCTTGAGATAAACTAATATTAAAGGTGTTGACAATCATTGGCATTAATCCAACGCTAATGAATTCGGTTGAACCAATAGCAAAAGCATTGATTGCTAAAGCTAGAAGAGTGAGACTGGGGGATATTTTTTTCATTATACTTCTTTCTTAAAAATTAAAATGTTCTGGATCTGGACCGACACGAAGTTCTTCGTTGAGTGAGTTGATAGCTTTCATATCTTCAGGGTCAAGTGAAAAATCAAAAATTTGACGATTAGCTATCATTCGTTCACTTTTAATAGATTTTACATTTACTAAAATATTTTGCTGAATATCCCAACGAAGAATGATTTGAGCTACAGATTTTCCGTGTTTATCAGCAATTTTTTTGAGCACTTCATTGTCTAATAATTGACCTTGCATCAAAGGTGACCAAGCTTGAACCTTGATATCATGAAGTTCCAAGAAATTACGAAGTTCTTCTTGTGATAATTTTGGATGGAGTTCAATTTGATTTAAAACAGGGGTGATTTCAGCATAGCTAAGAAGTTCTTCTAAATGAGACTTTTGGAAATTACTGACGCCAATCGCTTTTATTTTGCCTGCTTTATATAAATCTTCCATTGCTTTCCAAGCTTCTTTGTAAGCATAATGTGTGCCGGGCCAGTGGATAAGATATAAATCAAGATAATCTAAATCTAATTTTTTCAAACTTTCTTCAAAGTTTTGAATTGTTTCTGCATAAGAATGATCATCTCCCCAAAGTTTTGAAGTGATGAAAAGATCGTCACGAGAAAGTCCTGTCATAGCCAAACCTTCTTTGATTCCTTGGCCAGTGCCTTCTTCATTTTCATAAATTTTGGCTGTATCAATTAAACGGTATCCATTGATAATTGCATTTTTTACAACATCAGCAGTTTCTTCATTTGGAATTTGAAAAACTCCCAAACCAAGTTCTGGAATTTCAATCTGATTATTAAGTTTCATTTTTTGCTCCTCATATATTTTATTTTGGCAGAAAATTAGTATATAATAAATAAAACCTATTGAACAGTACCTACTTTTTTGTGTCATACATACTAAAAAGTAATAATTGGATAAAATAAGGGATTAGAAAGGAAATTAATTTTGAAAAAAATTTATAATATTGGTGTCGAAGCGACAATGGATGTTATTGGCGGAAAATGGAAACCAATTATTTTGTGTAATTTAAGGCACAATCCAAGTCGTCCAGGAGAATTGAGACGTCAAATTCCAGGAATCAGTCAAAAAATGCTGACCCAGCAATTAAGAGAATTAGAAATTGATAATATTATCGTTCGTAAGGTTTATCATCAAGTTCCGCCGAAGGTTGAATATTCTCTAAGCCCTTATGGTGAAACTTTAAATGGTTTATTAGATATTCTTTGCTCATGGGGTGAAGGCCATGTCCAAACTTTAAAAAGTATGGGTGAAGAAGTTCAAATTTTAGAATAAGAGAACGAAGAAGATGAGCCGCAAGATGTACCAACCAGCTTTCAATAAAATTCATCACATCGCTATCATTGCCGCAGATTATAAAAAATCTCGTCAGTTCTATGTTGATATTTTAGGATTTTCAATCATTCGAGAAAATCATCGTCCAGAAAAAGGAGATATCAAGCTTGATTTAAAGATGAATGAAGAAACGGAAATTGAATTATTTATCAAATCTGATGCTCCTAAACGCTTAACTTACCCAGAAGCAACGGGTTATCGCCACCTAGCCATTAAAACAACAAATATTGAAGAAGATAGAAATTATTTGATAAGTAAAGGGGCAAAGTGGAGGAAATCCGTCAAGATGATATTACAGACAAAAAAATGCTCTTTTTTTATGACCCAGATGATTTACCAATAGAACTTCATGAGTATTTCTAAAAAATCTTAAATTAAGAAAAGACTTTTAGACTAGCTAACAGTTTTGTCAGTAAATAAAAGGGCTTACAGAAAATCAGGGCTAGAAAAAAAGCAGAATTTGTAGTAAAATTATCTTTGTAAATAAGCGAACAAAAACTCGCTTAAACTCAAATAAAATAAATGGAGAAAAATCATGCCAAAATTAGTATTTGCACGTCATGGTGAATCTGAATGGAATCTTGCTAACCTTTTTACAGGGTGGGCTGACGTTGACCTTTCTGAAAACGGAACACAACAAGCAATTGATGCAGGTAAATTGATTAAAGAAGCAGGTATCGAGTTTGATATTGCTTACACTTCAGTATTGAAACGTGCTATCAAAACAACTAACCTTGCACTTGAATATTCTGATCAACTTTGGGTACCAGTTGTTAAATCATGGCGCTTGAACG from the Lactococcus allomyrinae genome contains:
- a CDS encoding energy-coupling factor transporter transmembrane component T family protein; the encoded protein is MNNQLKILGFTAGDGFVYRLNATSKLLFFILVSISCMVTYDTRYLAFVAIFSTLLFRFSKIPFASVKRVAQFAALFAVLNIIFVFIFDPNYGARLYGSQTMIFGPFSAEELFYLFNLVLKYFCTIPLALLFLLTTNPSQFASSLNKIGLPYRSSYSVSLALRYIPDMQEKFITIRNAQEARGMELSKKGNFFGKIKLNVQLLLPLIFSSLEQIDTISTAMELRRFGKKKKRTWYTYQKLRGQDFSVIALAILCVITVIALFFVNQGRFFNPFH
- a CDS encoding helix-turn-helix transcriptional regulator, whose translation is MENKIRELRRLHHLSQEDIAHIAHVSRQTINAIENDKYDPELMLAFKLADTLGTTVDELFNYKPAIVKRKENDVFWCEKYQCVLWKRAGVEKHHVVD
- a CDS encoding ABC transporter ATP-binding protein, which produces MYFGAKNINVCYGKEQVLKNITLSIEKGKTTAIIGINGSGKSTLLKALGRLIKSDGEVIFNDRPLSALTNLEIARILSLLPQSAMAPADITVYELVSLGRFPHQRLMQQHLSKDDEAFVEQIMRETNVWEMRNSKVSSLSGGQRQRVFITMILVQDSEIILLDEPTTYLDLVHQLDILRLLKEFATKRKKTVVYVIHDLNHAARFADNLVLVKEGKVVAEGSVEELFTESSLKDCFGLDVTLGCDTFTKSLMITGVKNA
- a CDS encoding FecCD family ABC transporter permease, which translates into the protein MPRRRFAMLFFTLVFFLLILSVLYLMLGAKNYPLSAVLQNKIVLQLRLPRLLSLYLVGFLLSTSGFLVQIMTRNPLAEMSTLGISGGASFALSLLLTFGLSTNDGISVIISSVGAFLALSVVMLLTARTHFQPLKVVLVGTSVGLFATSLASSMTFASHNTQAYFLWIVGSFSGITDTKVILMTVVSCIFLIVLFLFSNRIKLLSFGDEMATSLGVSVNQVRFAIMILVALAAGATIASVGVISFVGLIAPHIVKPFARTNFWQNVILSVLTGMILLVLADLAARNLFKPYEFPAGSLTMLLGAPFFLWIIAKEAK
- a CDS encoding FecCD family ABC transporter permease; the encoded protein is MKKKFILLFSILFIIAIVDLTQFSTNMQMLSILIPNFRLPRLIIVLAAGMALSIAGFIIQTVAENPLADSGTIGITSGASAGSVAFLLVADHFNLTGFWNFSYPIFALLGAIIAFGLIYFFALKKNVSSVRVLLTGIAITAFFQAMITLAQLSVNSFDFQKVAVWLSGDVWQTDTSYLLVCLVLLVIALVFLPFSMNKLEIISLGEEMATTLGIDIQKTKTQLYFIALLFAAVGVLLVGGLAFVGLIAPHIAREIVGFKSRRRLAATALSGMIILVFADIISQLVIAPSSLPLGFVVAFIGAPYYIYLIQKV
- a CDS encoding iron-hydroxamate ABC transporter substrate-binding protein encodes the protein MKKLLTTIVAAGALLTLAACSTNSSAKNSKSADKTVTFHALNGDIKVPANPKRVAVQNYPDEVASLGGNVVGTDSWAFPNPYLTKNQKKNMVDLGAPKFNLEKLIEQKPDLIITVDKDQVADYQKIAPTVLVNYQKLSSMNESLDYFAKLLNRKDEEKTFLKNFKKAADIQKSKLEKAGVTPSKNTISLLELQGDKIYAFGDNFARGGQTLTTGLGFKQSAKMAELSKGIGYAEVNAESLKDFDADYIFVDFAAVDKAQFTALENNPSWKNLKAVKEGHVVTMDYNKVYFFAGPTATKKELPLYTDAIIKATK
- a CDS encoding LysR family transcriptional regulator; this encodes MNIKQLRYVVAIANTGTFREASEQLFVSQPSMSIAVKDLEQELGFQIFDRTNTGATLTIEGERFYEQAQTVLRNFESFESKYSKPKESDKIFSVASQHYDFLAPVAVDFAKKNPEIKNFRVFESTTYNILQEVAQGHSELGVVYLNKHNRSGIVRMLDKLELEYEEIFLSQTHIYIRKGHPLAGRTSINANDLKPLDRVRFTQENEQFLYYSEDLVETFENTFIYNVTDRASLNGILERTDAYATGLGFIDKESVHNVTVVPMEGDNGNSLILVKHRGHLLSNAATSYKRSLEVYFENYEF
- a CDS encoding MFS transporter → MKKISPSLTLLALAINAFAIGSTEFISVGLMPMIVNTFNISLSQAGLTVSLYALGVTVGAPLLTILTGTWNRKTLMVSIMGLFILGNLLSAFAPTFLLLLVGRVLASLAHGIFMSISTVIAADVVRPEKRASAIALMFTGLTVATVIGVPLGTFIGQHSNWHMSFIFIVVIGLIGLIATSILVPKGLPIPGKINLSGLARIFTNKSILMSLFITAFGYGGTFAAYTYLTPILEGTFRFSASTVVIILVAYGVMVAIGNSLGGHLANKNILPALQKMFAALALSLLFLFISASLASQPLGLIATLLLGLFAFMNVPGLQLYVVQLAEKFTPKDITLVSAFNIAAFNVGITLGSFVGGQISKGSSVVFTPLGGIIIMLLAMFLIRLAQKAQASKL
- a CDS encoding aldo/keto reductase; the encoded protein is MKLNNQIEIPELGLGVFQIPNEETADVVKNAIINGYRLIDTAKIYENEEGTGQGIKEGLAMTGLSRDDLFITSKLWGDDHSYAETIQNFEESLKKLDLDYLDLYLIHWPGTHYAYKEAWKAMEDLYKAGKIKAIGVSNFQKSHLEELLSYAEITPVLNQIELHPKLSQEELRNFLELHDIKVQAWSPLMQGQLLDNEVLKKIADKHGKSVAQIILRWDIQQNILVNVKSIKSERMIANRQIFDFSLDPEDMKAINSLNEELRVGPDPEHFNF
- a CDS encoding winged helix-turn-helix transcriptional regulator, coding for MKKIYNIGVEATMDVIGGKWKPIILCNLRHNPSRPGELRRQIPGISQKMLTQQLRELEIDNIIVRKVYHQVPPKVEYSLSPYGETLNGLLDILCSWGEGHVQTLKSMGEEVQILE